One genomic window of Candidatus Binataceae bacterium includes the following:
- a CDS encoding DUF4410 domain-containing protein: MKFLSSTAPILFVFLIVGCASTSVTQQTPMVAQGLPRPNQIWVYNFVANPADMPANSSIAASMSAPSTPPTPDEVEQGRQLGALIASELVNDINAMGMNAVQAGPGASPQVGDAVIRGYIVSATGGGAGSAVQRFVVGFGAGTTEMDTVVEGYAVTQQGWIKLGSGTLTSSGNKAPGMVVPAAVAIATANPVGLIVVGGAKIYSEASGRSGLQGRAKATADQIAEQLRLRFQDRGWIS, from the coding sequence ATGAAGTTTCTCAGCAGTACGGCGCCGATATTGTTCGTGTTCCTGATCGTCGGATGCGCTTCGACGAGCGTGACCCAGCAGACCCCGATGGTCGCCCAGGGGCTGCCGCGGCCAAATCAGATCTGGGTGTACAATTTCGTAGCCAACCCGGCCGACATGCCGGCTAACTCTTCGATTGCCGCCTCGATGAGCGCACCGAGCACGCCGCCGACTCCCGACGAGGTCGAACAGGGCCGCCAGCTTGGCGCGCTTATCGCCTCGGAACTGGTTAACGACATCAACGCGATGGGGATGAACGCCGTTCAGGCCGGGCCTGGGGCGTCGCCGCAGGTCGGCGACGCGGTAATCCGCGGCTATATCGTCTCGGCCACAGGCGGCGGCGCGGGCAGCGCGGTTCAGCGCTTCGTCGTAGGTTTCGGCGCGGGGACCACGGAAATGGATACCGTGGTCGAGGGCTACGCCGTGACCCAGCAGGGCTGGATCAAACTGGGCTCCGGCACGCTCACTTCTTCCGGCAACAAGGCGCCCGGGATGGTAGTGCCGGCCGCGGTGGCAATCGCGACGGCGAATCCGGTCGGACTAATCGTGGTTGGCGGAGCGAAAATCTACAGCGAGGCGAGCGGCCGAAGTGGACTCCAGGGAAGGGCCAAGGCGACCGCCGACCAGATCGCCGAGCAGCTCAGGCTCAGATTCCAGGATCGGGGATGGATAAGCTGA